Sequence from the Rhodococcus jostii RHA1 genome:
CTCCGGATACAAGGCGTGGGTCACCGGCATCCGGCGTGTCGAGGCGCCCACCCGCGCCAACGCCCCCCTGATCTCGTTCGACGACGCGTTCGGTCTGGTGAAGATCAATCCGATCGCCGCGTGGTCCGACGAAGACATGCAGTCCTACATCGACGAGCACTCGATTCTGGTGAATCCGCTCGTCGACGAGGGATATCCGTCCATCGGGTGCGCTCCGTGCACCAGCAAGCCAGCCCCCGGCAGCGATCCGCGCAGCGGCCGCTGGGCCGGTCAGGCCAAGACAGAATGCGGGTTGCACGCCTCATGACCATCGACATCTCCCATTCCCTCGCCGAATCCGCCGTCCGGCCGCAGTTGGACGGGTCGCAGTTCGACACGCTCGACGCCCTCGAGTCGGAAGCCATCCACATCTTCCGTGAGGTCGCGGGCGAGTTCGAACGCCCGGTGATCCTGTTCTCCGGCGGCAAGGACTCGACGGTGCTGCTGCACCTGGCGATCAAGGCGTTCTGGCCTGCGCCGCTGCCGTTCGCGCTGCTGCACGTCGACACCGGACACAACCTGCAGGAGGTCCTCGACTTCCGCGATCACGTCGTGTCCAAGTACAACCTGCGTCTGCACGTGGCGAAGGTCGAGGACTACCTGGCCGACGGCCGGCTCACCGAACGCCCCGACGGGATCCGCAACCCCCTCCAGACCGTTCCTCTGCTCGACGCCATCGCCGAGAACCGTTTCGACGCGGTCTTCGGTGGCGCTCGACGCGACGAGGAGCGCGCCCGGGCCAAGGAGCGCATCTTCTCGCTGCGCAACAGTTTCGGCCAGTGGGACCCGAAGAAGCAGCGCCCCGAACTGTGGAACCTGTACAACGGCAAGCACTCCCCCGGTGAGCAGGTCCGCGTCTTCCCCCTCAGCAACTTCACCGAACTCGACATCTGGCGGTACATCGCCCGTGACGACGTCGAACTGGCCAGCATCTACTACGCGCACCAGCGCGAGGTGTACCAGCGCGACGGCATGTGGATGACGCCCGGTGTGTGGGGCGGACCGTCCGAGGGTGAGGACCTGCAGACGCTGTCGGTGCGGTACCGCACCGTCGGCGACGGATCCACCACGGGCGCAGTTCTTTCCGAGGCCGGCGACAACGAGGCGATCCTCGCCGAGGTCGCAGCGTCCCGGCTGACCGAGCGCGGCGCAACCCGTGGCGACGACCGAGTTTCCGAAGCGGC
This genomic interval carries:
- the cysD gene encoding sulfate adenylyltransferase subunit CysD encodes the protein MTIDISHSLAESAVRPQLDGSQFDTLDALESEAIHIFREVAGEFERPVILFSGGKDSTVLLHLAIKAFWPAPLPFALLHVDTGHNLQEVLDFRDHVVSKYNLRLHVAKVEDYLADGRLTERPDGIRNPLQTVPLLDAIAENRFDAVFGGARRDEERARAKERIFSLRNSFGQWDPKKQRPELWNLYNGKHSPGEQVRVFPLSNFTELDIWRYIARDDVELASIYYAHQREVYQRDGMWMTPGVWGGPSEGEDLQTLSVRYRTVGDGSTTGAVLSEAGDNEAILAEVAASRLTERGATRGDDRVSEAAMEDRKREGYF